The segment CGATGATCACATATGCCCACCAATTCATAGCAAATATTCTCAATATGAGTTTtgatctaaaagaaaaaaataaatgaaataaataaaatttattaaaacaaaccaTAATTAAGACACTAAAACTCACCTTATTATATAAAGTAGTAGGTCTTTTATTTGCCaccattaaattaataataaaagtcaAAACGAAAGGAGCTACTCTTTTAACACCCACTTTATGTTGTGCTATTAAATGCATTAGAGCTTCCACTTTCAAAGCTAACTCAGACAAATCATCTATTTCATTAGGGGGTAATGCAGTGTCCTTTTGACGCTCACTCTTATACCAAACTATAGATTGTAATAGATCTTTGAAAATGTGCATATATTGTGGCACACGATCCATTAGTAAAATATGACGATGTTTTATTAAAGACGCACATACTTCAGTCATGGCCAGATGGAGGTTGTGAAAAACTTTGAGATTGGTATCACTTAAGcggaattttttaatattaatatccaTAAGAAAAGATAATATACTATCCATGGTATCGGTGGAAATGGGAATCtaagaaatataagaaaattagtttgtaaaatttgctagatataaaatgaaaacataccATTTTATTATCTAGTACGGCTTGATGACaatttaaaaggtttataaCTAAATCGTAATCATTAAATTGCTGCTGCTCATCACGACCCAAACGCAGGGTTATGTTGAaagttatttctttatattgttcattgaaaatctacaaaaaaataaatgttttaagaatacttatggtttaaataaaaaaaacttactgcTCCCTTTATAGTACTAAAAGGACATTTAGCTATTAGAGACAAAAGTCTTAGGATATTAGAGAAATTAGCTTCCTGTACATTGttggctatagtcttgagtataagCAATAAATCTTCATTTGTTTTATTGCCTATAATCATTTTAACTGCAGACTCGATGGTTTTAGTGCCAAGTTTTTGTGATGCCTCTGCTACATTCTTTAAATCCTCATTAATTTGAGACCAGTAGTGGgttaaaacaaattcaatttcaTCTTGATCTAAATGCAATAATTCACGATGATTAAGGGCTACTTGCATTAAGCGTAGAGCATGGGGATTGTGATAATCCATCTGAAaagataatgaaatatttattataatttaattaattaaaaaaaaaataataacctaCTGAGTGTCCTATATAAATTTTGCTGATACGTCTAAAATCTTCATCTACTTCCAGTTTAAATTCTTCTGTTTCCTTGACTTCCTCTGCTGCTTTATTTGGTTCCTTAGCCTTGACAGCTTTGCCTAAAATCGTTGTGGCATAGGGAGCAAATCCTGCCAAAgtcttttgtacaaattttttatcttttttggaAGTGCCATCACTAGTAGCGGTAAAATTTTGTCGCAGATAATTggaaaagattttcaaaaatccTTCCAAATATTTACGCATATGTTTGGCACTAGCTCCATTTAGGGAAGCTAAAGTCTCTATAGCCGCCAGTAATAATTTACGTTGTTCTTCATTTAGACTTCCAGATTTTTGACATTCACTGAGTATTTCAGTTAGTCCTTGTAGGAATTGTTCTGTacctttttcttcattttttacaGTGGAAAAGAGGAACTCATAAAGCTCCCAACAACTTTCGGCGGGTAATAGTTTAAGTAGAAGTGAGGTGGGCAGGTATTTGAAGATTAAAACTTGTTGTCCGAAATGTAAAAGATCTGTAAGGAAGTTGTAAAGAAAGGCATCAATAATGTGTATTAAAAcagaaaagtattttaaaatagttgttTACCTTTCAAAATCTCCAATGCCTGCAAAGCTAAATCCTCTTCTTGAGCTGCTTTTAAATCACGATACAAACTCAAGTGTAAAGCAAATATAATAGTTTTACGCTGACGTCTTAGCTGGCCCAATGGCAAGCGCTCTATTATATCTAAACTTGTTTTAATCTCTTCCACCGACAACTTTTTCACTTTATACTCCTGATCCGCACGATTTATAATCAAATCAATTAATTCCTTAATTAATAACTCACAAGCAGTAACCTCAACACATTCACGAACTTTATCGAAACTACCTGACAAAGATTTCAATAGAGAATGTTTAGAATTCAATGATTTGCATATGTTCTCATAAACATCCAATGTTACAAATTCTAATAATTCTAAATCATCAATGATTAAATGGAGTAAATCTGGTTTGCCTGTGAAATATTGTACAATATTGACTTTTTCACTTCTGGGCAATTGCTGTAGATACCACTTGGCTTGAGGtgtttttaaaagagaatttaagaTTTCATTATCGGTGGATTTTAAAtgaagattttctttatttgttgatAAAAGTAAAAGTTCAGCTTGggatttttgcattttaaggcGATGTAATAGATGTTTGCAAGAagatttaccaaaatttaaaacacgTTGTTGTATTAAAATCCATTCGTCGGCTGTAAGAAAACTATGTAAGTTTTCTACGGCCGGTAGAGGCTGCATTGAATCATGTTGACAACCATCGGGACGATAATAGGTAAGAAGTAATTCAAAATTACAGGCAAAATATGACAATTCCAAAAATGCACTCATAATACGTGGCTGATGTTCTTTTTCCAATAGAAATTGTCCAAATAATTTCAGAATTTCGTTAGTAAATTCcctttgttgttgtagttcgCTTAAAAATTTATCTGATTGTTCGGCCAGTTTACAGCCAGCAAAATATTGTGCTAATAATGCCGCTTGGAAAtccaaaagaaataaagaattttcCGATATTTCTTCTTTCGTTTTTAAAGACTCTATTAGATCTTTTAAGGCATAAAGTAAAGATTTCCATATGGTTAGAGATGGTTTTGATACTAAACCAGTAATAATTTTCGAGAAAGACAAACCAACCGGATTACTAGGCCAATAATTTTGTAGCTTAGTGAAGGAAGCATTTGCTGACAGtttgttattataattgaatgtttttgtaatagaaggtttaaagaaatcttgaaataatatgctcaaatattttgaaaaatcttcaACATGTTCTTCCGTATTTGTATTATCCGccaacttttttttctttttttgcggTGTCTCCAACTCCATTTTTGCTTTACGTTTTTTATTACTACTTAAAtcggtattttttaaattctcttttaaggCTTTCAGGAGATTAGAAACAAACTTTTCGGCTCTACTCAGACGCCTAAACATGTCCATAAGCAATACCAAATACTCTTCAAATAATTCCTGCTCTTCTTTATCGCCAGATTTCGGTGATAATATCATCCAGGCTGTTATTTCGAAAACATTTTGTTCCAATATTAACGGATTCAAACGTAAAGCAGCACACAGCAACATCAACACTTCCTTAAAGTGGGTTTCTTTTCTAGCTTTAACGGCTGACAAGATTTGTACTCCTAAATATTTAACAGCTGCTTCAGTTTCAGTAACTTGTATATTTAAGCTCACATCGTGGCGTCCTAACATCTCTAGTAGATAAGCAGCCGTCATTAATGATAATGAAGGATCCATCTTCGCACAATCTGTTTGTTGCAAGAAGTGACCAAATACATATAGCAGCAAATACTTGTAAAACGTTTCCACACCCCTACGCTTTACAATAGCACATTCAAGACACAATAGCCTTACCGGCAAATTCAACTTGAagatacgatttatcaaataaCGCTCCGCTATTTCTTCACACAACATACTTTCAATATCCAAAAGTTCATCGAAGAAGTCTACCTTAAATGAGCGCAAGATTAACAAAACTTGTGCAAACGGCTGTAAGGTAAACTTGGTATATACGTTTTCATATGAAACACTATCACCACAACGTTTGATAGTTTCTTTTAGGCCTTTCACCACCAAGGCAAAGAATTCTGTTTCAAAAGTGCTTAAAAATTTTCCCTCATTTTGCTGCAGAGCCAATAAATACTTTTCGTAACTTTGGAATATTTCTCCATAAACACGACACTGTAATTCATAATCCATTCTAAATAAGTCCTGTAACAATTCAAATTCCACTAGGAGCTGCAGTAAATTACACCATTTTCTAGTTTCTTCACCAACATTTCCTTGAGCCTGCTCTAAAAACCATTgtacaaaatcttttttaactTGTTGCCCTACCAAACCTGGTTGGGCACGCAACTTAAGTAGTTCGGTAAAATCCTCCTCAAGGATTTGTTCCTTTGTTAAATGGTCTTGCTCAGATAGCCATTTTAGTATTAGTTCATATTTAGTGATTAAGGTAAATTCCACTGATTGCCAAGATTTTATGGCAAATTTAAGATTTTCCCTAAATGATTTTTCTTTGCGTCTCAgccattttgaaaattctaaaataaattcaaacttTAGTAGATTGCTTTTGTGGGGTATTTGTTGTGCCTAAACTTACCTTCCTCCTGAGACATCTTTtagacaatttgttttaatttatatatatttttttaagaaattaagaaaaattatatttttttcacttgttCACTTgcataaaattgtaaacaaactgCACGTGGAGTTGTGAGAGTTGccaaatgttattgtttttagtaGTAATCAGTAAAGATGCCAGAGTGACATatgaaacatataaaaaataaaaatattttacaaatattattttaaaacatttttttgactacttacttgaaatatataaatatacaaaagatatatttatactttatttatacCCAATAGAGCTTCcaatgttttaatatatattcacGTATCTCGACTtgaaattagggttctatagttgaaacgaaaagtcgacttttcgactttttgcattctatgaaaagaagacttttcgactttttgcattttatgaaaagtcgacttttcgactttttgcatttagttaaaagtcgatttttcgactttttccatttaattaaaagttgatttttcgactttttatattttataaatagacgacttttcgactttttgactttccgacttttttcaactttttccgattttttccgacttttcgacttttttcgactttattcgactctTTCCTACTTCtcgtttttttcgacttttatttacaaagtcgacttttcgacttttttcatagacgatagtcgagttatcgacttttttggaacaagtcgattgttcgattattcgaaagtcgatttatagaaccctacttgaaattaaaatataagtatcAATAAAAACACAATCTGGCATTACCCAACAGCTGACATTTAGTacaatattttagtacttttttaacaacgccggaataaatgtaaacaacttttgcagaaaattgtttatttttgttaaaataatgagcaaaggtaattttatttaaaaatattaattaaaaatgatttaaaaataattaattttgtttaagaaatgagTGAAAATAAGCCAGCAGATCCACAAGCACCCGTAACGCGTAAAGGTTTCCTAATATCCATAAAAACGGGAGACCCAACTGAGATAAAGGAAAGAGATGTGGtatgttatgaaaaaaatattaacaaatagtgGAACAAAACACTGaatctaaatttatttaagcaTGGACGCTGTCGTGCTGTTACCGAATTTGAGAAACTTAATCGCATTGGCGAAGGCACTTATGGTATCGTTTGTGagtgattttttataataaatcgctgtaaaattatagaattttaacaaattcccTTCCCATTTATTTAAGATCGTGCCCGTGATACACGCACCAATGAAATTGTGGCCTTGAAAAAGGTACGCATGGATCAAGAAAAAGATGGTTTGCCTGTAAGTGGTTTAAGAGAAATAACCATCTTGAAGTCTTGTAAAcatgaaaatattgtaaatttaatagaTGTGGTGGTGGGTAAGAGTTTAGAAAGGTAGGATTTAGATAATAGGTTTTATATAATGCCGATTGTTTAATGTATACTTCCCTTTTAAGCATTTTCTTAGTTATGGAATACTGTGAGCAGGATCTAGCATCACTTTTGGATAATATGTCTCAACCTTTCTCGGAGTCAGAAGTAAAATGTATTATACTACAAGTATTACAGGGACTAAAATACATGCATTCTCGCTATATTATACATCGCGACCTAAAGGTATCCAATTTGTTAATGACCGATAAGGGATGCGTTAAAATAGGTAAGATATTCTTAAGATTTgtggaattttgtttttaaattttgagtaTTTTCCAGCTGATTTTGGTTTGGCACGTTTATTTGGCTTGCCTTCCGGCCCCATGACTCCCCAGGTTGTTACCTTATGGTATCGTTCTCCAGAACTTTTACTGGGCTCTCCCACACAAACCACCGCTGTAGATATGTGGGCAGTGGGTTGCATATTAGGCGAGCTACTCTCACACAAACCTTTACTACCCGGTAATACCGAAATAGCTCAATTAGAACTTATAATCGATTTATTAGGCACTCCTTCCGAAGCCATTTGGCCAGATTTGGCAAAAATGCCAGCTTTGCAAAATTTCACCTTAAAACAACATCCctataataatttaaagcaaaaattccAATATCTATCGCCGGCGGGTTTGAGATTACT is part of the Lucilia cuprina isolate Lc7/37 chromosome 3, ASM2204524v1, whole genome shotgun sequence genome and harbors:
- the LOC111685042 gene encoding uncharacterized protein LOC111685042, whose translation is MSQEEEFSKWLRRKEKSFRENLKFAIKSWQSVEFTLITKYELILKWLSEQDHLTKEQILEEDFTELLKLRAQPGLVGQQVKKDFVQWFLEQAQGNVGEETRKWCNLLQLLVEFELLQDLFRMDYELQCRVYGEIFQSYEKYLLALQQNEGKFLSTFETEFFALVVKGLKETIKRCGDSVSYENVYTKFTLQPFAQVLLILRSFKVDFFDELLDIESMLCEEIAERYLINRIFKLNLPVRLLCLECAIVKRRGVETFYKYLLLYVFGHFLQQTDCAKMDPSLSLMTAAYLLEMLGRHDVSLNIQVTETEAAVKYLGVQILSAVKARKETHFKEVLMLLCAALRLNPLILEQNVFEITAWMILSPKSGDKEEQELFEEYLVLLMDMFRRLSRAEKFVSNLLKALKENLKNTDLSSNKKRKAKMELETPQKKKKKLADNTNTEEHVEDFSKYLSILFQDFFKPSITKTFNYNNKLSANASFTKLQNYWPSNPVGLSFSKIITGLVSKPSLTIWKSLLYALKDLIESLKTKEEISENSLFLLDFQAALLAQYFAGCKLAEQSDKFLSELQQQREFTNEILKLFGQFLLEKEHQPRIMSAFLELSYFACNFELLLTYYRPDGCQHDSMQPLPAVENLHSFLTADEWILIQQRVLNFGKSSCKHLLHRLKMQKSQAELLLLSTNKENLHLKSTDNEILNSLLKTPQAKWYLQQLPRSEKVNIVQYFTGKPDLLHLIIDDLELLEFVTLDVYENICKSLNSKHSLLKSLSGSFDKVRECVEVTACELLIKELIDLIINRADQEYKVKKLSVEEIKTSLDIIERLPLGQLRRQRKTIIFALHLSLYRDLKAAQEEDLALQALEILKDLLHFGQQVLIFKYLPTSLLLKLLPAESCWELYEFLFSTVKNEEKGTEQFLQGLTEILSECQKSGSLNEEQRKLLLAAIETLASLNGASAKHMRKYLEGFLKIFSNYLRQNFTATSDGTSKKDKKFVQKTLAGFAPYATTILGKAVKAKEPNKAAEEVKETEEFKLEVDEDFRRISKIYIGHSMDYHNPHALRLMQVALNHRELLHLDQDEIEFVLTHYWSQINEDLKNVAEASQKLGTKTIESAVKMIIGNKTNEDLLLILKTIANNVQEANFSNILRLLSLIAKCPFSTIKGAIFNEQYKEITFNITLRLGRDEQQQFNDYDLVINLLNCHQAVLDNKMIPISTDTMDSILSFLMDINIKKFRLSDTNLKVFHNLHLAMTEVCASLIKHRHILLMDRVPQYMHIFKDLLQSIVWYKSERQKDTALPPNEIDDLSELALKVEALMHLIAQHKVGVKRVAPFVLTFIINLMVANKRPTTLYNKIKTHIENICYELVGICDHRVGRFILRCSNEAGRQLYELLVKDYQKYHKFKGKV
- the LOC111685045 gene encoding cyclin-dependent kinase 10 translates to MSKEMSENKPADPQAPVTRKGFLISIKTGDPTEIKERDVHGRCRAVTEFEKLNRIGEGTYGIVYRARDTRTNEIVALKKVRMDQEKDGLPVSGLREITILKSCKHENIVNLIDVVVGKSLESIFLVMEYCEQDLASLLDNMSQPFSESEVKCIILQVLQGLKYMHSRYIIHRDLKVSNLLMTDKGCVKIADFGLARLFGLPSGPMTPQVVTLWYRSPELLLGSPTQTTAVDMWAVGCILGELLSHKPLLPGNTEIAQLELIIDLLGTPSEAIWPDLAKMPALQNFTLKQHPYNNLKQKFQYLSPAGLRLLNFLFMYDPKKRATAEECLHSSYFKEPPLPCDPKLMPTFPQHRNMQGNHNKVAVGSHLHNQSVPELPAISDLLGSLLKKRRAD